The genomic DNA ttgattgtctaagggaaataactcaaaattatttcctttttaCAGTAAATTAGGATTGTTTGTATAGGCTTaagaaattgttttcttaaaattaatatttttaaatagtgAAGATAGACATTTAAACAAtgttataaatagaaaaaagaaagagaATATGACTGTAGTATATTTTTAGTGATTTTCTAAGGGAAATAACTTTGgccccaaattttattttccttttccaGTACATGTAAATAAGAATTGCTTGTATACATGTGTTACCTCTGTTACATCTAAACAAGATTAATTTGTTGACTTTTGTAATGAAACacacattttagaaaatattttaacaattgaatgatattttatatattttctttgttatttagATACATACAGATGTTCTGAAGTTGAAGTAAACGCATCTGGCAAAACACAGTTCCCTGATGAGAAAATTTGCCAAACTAGTAATTCAGGTGATGAATCAcacacaaacacaaaaaacaagaaaagaaaaagtgaAGTCAAATTATGCATGGAAGAATCACCCATGAAAAAACATGTCACGAACAATATTGCAAAGTTACCATCTATAGATACAGTTGTTTCAACAAGAAAGTCAAACAGAATTAATTCCAAGGAAAGCATTTTGCAAAAAGCTGAAATGAGGAAAGctaatatgaataatataaattCTCCCAAACTAGATAATGTActcaaatcaaaagttcaagaAGATGATGTAAAGTTTTCTAGTTTAAAATCTGATGCTGATGAGTTAAAATTTGAGAATAAAAGTAAAACTGGTTTcaattcagttttaaaaaatccaagCAAATCTCTTGATATAAACCAGGTTATTAAAATCCAAAGCAGAACTGCTGATGATTTAAGTAATGAAAAGGTAGCAACgataaaaacagaaattgaCAAGTCAGAAGACACAGATCAAATTGTTTTAGATATACTCCAGAAGGATAGAGTTAATATAGATAATTTAGAACTGAAAGAGATAAAAAACATTGAAGTATTTGAACAAGGGGAAAATTTAGTAATGTCCTTCATAGAGGACAAAGATTGTGTCATCGATAAAGATGaggattttaaaaatgacaaagatGATGATGACGAAGATTATGAAAACAACGCAGATTCGGCTGATAGTTGTGATGAAGAGGAGGGCAGTGGAGAGAATATTTTGAAGTCAACACAAAGAATTGAACGTAAACAGAAGAAAATAACCTGTACactatgcaataaaaaattCCATCACAAACGGTACCAGTCACATCTAAGAAATGTTCACAAGCAATTATATGCCTATGAATGCGAAATTTGTAGACAAACATTTAACTCCGCTATAAGTCTGAACAAACACAGAGCATTACACTCAGACATGCCAGAAGAAGAAACTAAGAATGGAAAAgagattgaaaattatattgaatCAAATTATTGTATGAAGAAAGGGGTGATTGTTAATTTGAATGAGGCCAGTAAAGAAACTTACACATGCAATTTATGTTTGAAGACATTACGAACGAAAGCTGGACTGGAAAGTCACATGCAGATCCATAGTGGTCATTTCCAGTGTTCTACATGCAGTAAAACTTTTGTTACACAGCACAGACTTAACAGACACGAAACTCTTCATGATAAAGGAGACTTCAACTGTAAGGTTTGTGCTCACGTCTGTACAACCAAAAGATACCTGATACAACATATGAGGAAAGAGCATGATGATCAACGAGAAGTTTGTTATGAGTGTGGTATTTTCTTTGAAACTTTGACGGATAAAAATCAACACATGCTGACCCATAAGACTGGCCATTGTAGCAATTTTATTTGTCCGAAATGCGGGAAAACATTTGAACTGTTACGATACTTAAAAAACCACAATAAGCAAAGTCATAAGGGGAATGAAGAAATATGCAAGGTTTGTTCTACATTTTTCGATACAAAAGATGAGCTTAGAAAACATATGTGGAAACACAGACAAGATTTCTTCTTTATTTGTAAGATATGTAAAGCTGACTTTGAATTATCAGAGTTATTGATGAATCATTCCAAAGAAGTTCATAATTCTCACATGTATATCTGTGAGAACTGTGGTGAACAATTTGACTCTGCGGTAAAGTTGAAGAAACATTCAACTTATGAACATACTCCAGAAAGTCTTTTTTCATGTCATCTTTGTGGGTCCCGATTTATAAAAGAGCGAAAACTAAAAGAACATATTGACAGTGTTCATGTAAATCTGCGACCTTTCATGTGTGAAGAGTGTGGAGCCTGCTTTAAAACAAAGGGATGTCTACAGGTCCACATAAAAAGACATAGTACTGATAAAACTAATGTTTGTGAACTCTGCGATGCTAAATTTAAGTCAATTGACGGTTTGAATAATCATGTACTGGATAGTCATGGTCATCAAGTGAACACAGAAAAACTTAACTTCCGCGTTTATGAATGTAGTTATTGTGGAAAAAGAAGCTCACAGAAAGCTATATACATTCGACATTTGCGTACACACACGGGAGAAAAACCATACAgttgtaaaatatgtaatagAAAATTCCCTATTCCAGCTGCGTTAAATCGGCACATGAAACACAAACATATGGAAAATGGTAAAAAACATGTATGTGAAACATGTAATGTGAGATTTGCTGAAATGTCACATTTAAAACGTCACTTTGGAACACATACTCATAAAACTATGGCAAGAGAGACCCTTCAAGCAGAAAAGAAAATGGTTTCTTATGAATTTGAAGGTGAGCGTGTCTTAATAGATACTGAAGATCTGCCATTTGATCTGCAGGCCGTAGATCAACAAAAAGAGGCCGAGCTTGCTGAGCAAACTAAAAACATAAAAGTCATTTACTTGAATGAAAATGCCGATCCTAACAACATGGAACAGACCGAAACTGTTTATACCTTAGAAAATTCCTCAATGTTGAATCTACCTGATTCCACTATATATGTGATCTCTGAAACTGAGGATCCTGATGTCTTTGTACACTTACAGAGTGAACA from Mytilus trossulus isolate FHL-02 chromosome 8, PNRI_Mtr1.1.1.hap1, whole genome shotgun sequence includes the following:
- the LOC134680807 gene encoding zinc finger protein 568-like, encoding MLSEMEDKSLNEDQSDAENDKDEYKPNTKLRKNIDIICDTLKADQEESLYITVNLPENKYYIGGSEIGNRFLSQHSELTEKFFAFCKDTYRCSEVEVNASGKTQFPDEKICQTSNSGDESHTNTKNKKRKSEVKLCMEESPMKKHVTNNIAKLPSIDTVVSTRKSNRINSKESILQKAEMRKANMNNINSPKLDNVLKSKVQEDDVKFSSLKSDADELKFENKSKTGFNSVLKNPSKSLDINQVIKIQSRTADDLSNEKVATIKTEIDKSEDTDQIVLDILQKDRVNIDNLELKEIKNIEVFEQGENLVMSFIEDKDCVIDKDEDFKNDKDDDDEDYENNADSADSCDEEEGSGENILKSTQRIERKQKKITCTLCNKKFHHKRYQSHLRNVHKQLYAYECEICRQTFNSAISLNKHRALHSDMPEEETKNGKEIENYIESNYCMKKGVIVNLNEASKETYTCNLCLKTLRTKAGLESHMQIHSGHFQCSTCSKTFVTQHRLNRHETLHDKGDFNCKVCAHVCTTKRYLIQHMRKEHDDQREVCYECGIFFETLTDKNQHMLTHKTGHCSNFICPKCGKTFELLRYLKNHNKQSHKGNEEICKVCSTFFDTKDELRKHMWKHRQDFFFICKICKADFELSELLMNHSKEVHNSHMYICENCGEQFDSAVKLKKHSTYEHTPESLFSCHLCGSRFIKERKLKEHIDSVHVNLRPFMCEECGACFKTKGCLQVHIKRHSTDKTNVCELCDAKFKSIDGLNNHVLDSHGHQVNTEKLNFRVYECSYCGKRSSQKAIYIRHLRTHTGEKPYSCKICNRKFPIPAALNRHMKHKHMENGKKHVCETCNVRFAEMSHLKRHFGTHTHKTMARETLQAEKKMVSYEFEGERVLIDTEDLPFDLQAVDQQKEAELAEQTKNIKVIYLNENADPNNMEQTETVYTLENSSMLNLPDSTIYVISETEDPDVFVHLQSEHT